The Salvia miltiorrhiza cultivar Shanhuang (shh) chromosome 2, IMPLAD_Smil_shh, whole genome shotgun sequence DNA window GTTATCTGGTCGGCGAATCCATCAACGGCGGCATCGCGTCCAGTTGTACGGCTCCTAGAAACTGGAAACCTAGTTGTTGTGGACGAGGCGACGGAGGAAGGCTTCTACATATGGCAGAGTTTTGATTTCCCCACTGACACGTGGCTATCAGGGATGAAGATGGTAGATGACCTTGATGCCGGCGTTAGCAcgaacttgacatcatggagaaATTGGGATGATCCTTCACCCGGAGATTTCTTCGCGAAGATCGAGAGCCATGCCATGGGTGAGATGGTGATGTACAGAGGCACAAGGAAGAGATTTCGAACTGGAAAGTGGAATGGCATTTATTTCAACGGTATGCCTCGCTTCCGCAGTACTGTCCCCGCAACTGAATTGATCTTCAAAGAAGAGCGGTTGATATCTATCAAAATGCCTTATCAAAGCTCAATTATCGTACGAGCAACATTAGACGTATCTGGCTCAATACTCCACTATATTATGAATCCAGGGAAGGATAGGTGGAATCCTGTGTACCCGTTTCCACGAGACGAATGCGACGAGTATGGTTACTGCGGTCCCAACGCCATCTGCGCGGTTGAAAAGGCACAGAGATGCGACTGTTTCAAAGGATTTTCCCCCAAGTTTAGGAAGGAATGGGAGCTTCAAGACTGGTCTAATGGATGTGGTAGAGTTAGGGCGTTGAATTGCGAGAGTGGAGATGGCTTTGTAGAGGTTAGAGGGGTGAAGTATCCTAATATGCTGAGATACTGGTTGAATACTAGCATGAGCCTTGAGCAGTGCAAAGCTGAGTGCTTGAAAAACTGTAGCTGCACCGCGTATGCTCATCCATACATAAGTAATGGAGGCAGAGGCTGCTTGATGTGGTATGGGGATCTCCTTGATGCCAGAGAGCTTCCTGCAACACATGTTCTGCATAAAATCTATATTCGCCTACCACTTTCAGAACTAGGTAACTATTTCTATCACCCTTCTACATATTTTCTAGCTTACATTTTCTCAGGTAAACAAGAGAGTGTTAAATCTGCTACCCTTTATTTATACGGAAGAAATTTGTATGAATATGAACAAGTGTGCATTTATCTATACGACCTTCTCACCCTTGTCTAGTGGCTAGCCCCCTTTTTCTCCAACAGCAGGAAACCCAAAAAACATAACAGAATGCCTCAATATTCACTGTTCTTGGTGATTTTGCATGTAGATTTTAACTCCAATTTGGAGACGAAGAAAGCGCCAACAAATTTAATACTAATATCAATTGCTACTGGAGTAATTGTCTCGAGTTTTATCAATGGAGGTTTACTTATACTGACAAGAAGGAATAAGCGAGGTAACAACAATGACTTGTGTAGTGGATTACTCTTGAAAATTCTGTTATAATGTTCAGATTACGCAGTCAACCAGACCCTGAGGCATTAGTTCTTTTGTCTTTTCACGCTTCATAGCACTAAAGAGGAATAACGAGGATATAGAATTGCCTTTGATCAAAATGGCAGCTATTCTAGAAGCAACAAACAATTTCTCCAAAGAGAACATGATAGGATTAGGAGGTTTTGGTCCTGTTTATAAGGTAATTAACCTTGACACATTCTTCAACTTGAGCATTGC harbors:
- the LOC131007680 gene encoding S-locus-specific glycoprotein S6-like, translated to MASFYFTAILSSLVYSIAFLKSTTGADHSLFNNQTLAIGHTLVSETQVFELGFFRPGKSANLFLGIWYKAIPDTVVWVANRNNPITDSQGVVFAVAGNGTLLISTSGSVIWSANPSTAASRPVVRLLETGNLVVVDEATEEGFYIWQSFDFPTDTWLSGMKMVDDLDAGVSTNLTSWRNWDDPSPGDFFAKIESHAMGEMVMYRGTRKRFRTGKWNGIYFNGMPRFRSTVPATELIFKEERLISIKMPYQSSIIVRATLDVSGSILHYIMNPGKDRWNPVYPFPRDECDEYGYCGPNAICAVEKAQRCDCFKGFSPKFRKEWELQDWSNGCGRVRALNCESGDGFVEVRGVKYPNMLRYWLNTSMSLEQCKAECLKNCSCTAYAHPYISNGGRGCLMWYGDLLDARELPATHVLHKIYIRLPLSELDFNSNLETKKAPTNLILISIATGVIVSSFINGGLLILTRRNKRALKRNNEDIELPLIKMAAILEATNNFSKENMIGLGGFGPVYKVINLDTFFNLSIASILQTYLLLYYDA